In the Sarcophilus harrisii chromosome 1, mSarHar1.11, whole genome shotgun sequence genome, one interval contains:
- the NOC4L gene encoding nucleolar complex protein 4 homolog isoform X1: protein MEPECGAAELGRWLEAALKSRRGANVVFDILGVLQSDQEDDVLSAIHTCSRLFGALLERRELFVGHLPAEEAAMAGSGDALRKYKVWMRHRYNSCCNSLSELLGHRSFKVKELALCTLMKFVQLEGEYPLEKSKWEGNYLFPRGLLLSVVEGLIPTEGDSSLLISRFQEYLEHDDVRYHTMQAVVDLVARVTDTHQQGVPSTFWNNTFTLVSSVSLPRQQSDISNFYVKHKEMLEKWKVTQLKEHKHVFEKMWFSFLKHKLPVNLYKKVLVIMHDSILPHMSQPSLMIDFLTKAYDIGGAISLLALNGLFILIHQHNLEYPDFYRKLYSLLDPSVFHVKYRARFFHLADLFLSSSHLPAYLVAAFAKRLCRLSLTAPPEALLMVIPFICNLLRRHPACKALIHRPSVEASDMTADPYDMEEEDPAKSHALESCLWELKALQRHYHPEVAKAAMAINQALSPHEVSIAQLLELSPYEIFEKDFKKEGSGPVPLEFLQPQGLLGRRGDLAMEHFALD from the exons ATGGAGCCGGAGTGCGGGGCGGCGGAGCTGGGCCGTTGGCTGGAGGCTGCCCTGAAGAGCCGGAGAGGCGCTAACGTCGTGTTTGATATTCTGGGTGTGCTGCAG tctgatcaggaagatgatgttcTCAGCGCCATCCACACGTGCAGCCGACTCTTCGGGGCTCTGCTGGAACGGAGGGAGCTCTTCGTGGGCCACCTACCTGCCGAGGAGGCGGCCATGGCAG GGTCCGGAGATGCCCTTCGGAAGTATAAGGTGTGGATGAGACATCGGTATAACAGCTGCTGCAACAGCCTTTCAGAGCTCTTGGGCCATCGTTCTTTCAAAGTCAAG gAACTGGCTCTTTGCACGCTCATGAAGTTTGTACAGCTGGAGGGGGAGTACCCGCTGGAGAAATCCAAATGGGAAGGCAACTATTTGTTCCCTCGGGGTCTCCTCTTG TCTGTGGTGGAAGGCCTGATTCCAACAGAGGGGGATTCATCCCTGCTGATCTCCCGGTTCCAGGAGTACCTGGAACACGATGATGTTCGATACCACACAATGCAGGCCGTTGTGGATTTGGTGGCCAGAGTCACAGACACACACCAACAG GGGGTTCCCTCTACGTTCTGGAACAACACCTTCACCCTGGTCTCCTCTGTGAGCCTGCCCCGCCAGCAGAGTGACATCTCTAACTTCTATGTGAAACATAAAG AGATGCTGGAGAAGTGGAAGGTCACTCAGCTGAAG GAACACAAGCACGTGTTTGAGAAGATGTGGTTCAGTTTTCTCAAGCACAAG CTGCCCGTCAACCTCTACAAGAAAGTGCTTGTGATCATGCACGACTCCATCCTGCCCCACATGAGCCAGCCGAGCCTCATGATTGACTTCCTCACGAAGGCCTACGACATTG GTGGTGCCATAAGTCTCCTGGCCTTGAACGGACTCTTTATTCTTATTCATCAGCATAACCT TGAGTACCCTGACTTTTATCGGAAGCTCTACAGCCTGCTGGACCCTTCTGTTTTCCACGTGAAGTACCGAGCCCGCTTCTTCCACCTGGCAGACCTGTTCTTGTCTTCCTC GCACTTACCCGCTTACTTGGTGGCTGCCTTTGCCAAGCGCCTCTGCCGCCTGTCCCTGACCGCTCCTCCTGAGGCGCTGCTCATGGTCATTCCCTTCATCTGCAACTTGCTCCGAAGACATCCTGCCTGCAAGGCCCTGATCCACCGCCCCAGCGTGGAGGCCAGTG ATATGACTGCTGACCCCTATGACATGGAGGAAGAAGATCCAGCCAAAAGTCATGCCCTGGAGAGTTGTCTGTGGGAGCTCAAG GCTCTCCAGAGACATTATCACCCCGAGGTAGCCAAAGCAGCCATGGCCATCAACCAGGCCCTGTCCCCTCACGAAGTCAGCATTGCCCAGCTGCTGGAACTCTCCCCTtatgag ATCTTTGAGAAAGACTTTAAGAAGGAGGGGTCTGGCCCTGTGCCCCTGGAGTTCCTGCAGCCCCAGGGACTGCTGGGCCGGAGAGGTGACCTCGCCATGGAACACTTTGCTCTGGACTGA
- the NOC4L gene encoding nucleolar complex protein 4 homolog isoform X2, producing the protein MAGSGDALRKYKVWMRHRYNSCCNSLSELLGHRSFKVKELALCTLMKFVQLEGEYPLEKSKWEGNYLFPRGLLLSVVEGLIPTEGDSSLLISRFQEYLEHDDVRYHTMQAVVDLVARVTDTHQQGVPSTFWNNTFTLVSSVSLPRQQSDISNFYVKHKEMLEKWKVTQLKEHKHVFEKMWFSFLKHKLPVNLYKKVLVIMHDSILPHMSQPSLMIDFLTKAYDIGGAISLLALNGLFILIHQHNLEYPDFYRKLYSLLDPSVFHVKYRARFFHLADLFLSSSHLPAYLVAAFAKRLCRLSLTAPPEALLMVIPFICNLLRRHPACKALIHRPSVEASDMTADPYDMEEEDPAKSHALESCLWELKALQRHYHPEVAKAAMAINQALSPHEVSIAQLLELSPYEIFEKDFKKEGSGPVPLEFLQPQGLLGRRGDLAMEHFALD; encoded by the exons ATGGCAG GGTCCGGAGATGCCCTTCGGAAGTATAAGGTGTGGATGAGACATCGGTATAACAGCTGCTGCAACAGCCTTTCAGAGCTCTTGGGCCATCGTTCTTTCAAAGTCAAG gAACTGGCTCTTTGCACGCTCATGAAGTTTGTACAGCTGGAGGGGGAGTACCCGCTGGAGAAATCCAAATGGGAAGGCAACTATTTGTTCCCTCGGGGTCTCCTCTTG TCTGTGGTGGAAGGCCTGATTCCAACAGAGGGGGATTCATCCCTGCTGATCTCCCGGTTCCAGGAGTACCTGGAACACGATGATGTTCGATACCACACAATGCAGGCCGTTGTGGATTTGGTGGCCAGAGTCACAGACACACACCAACAG GGGGTTCCCTCTACGTTCTGGAACAACACCTTCACCCTGGTCTCCTCTGTGAGCCTGCCCCGCCAGCAGAGTGACATCTCTAACTTCTATGTGAAACATAAAG AGATGCTGGAGAAGTGGAAGGTCACTCAGCTGAAG GAACACAAGCACGTGTTTGAGAAGATGTGGTTCAGTTTTCTCAAGCACAAG CTGCCCGTCAACCTCTACAAGAAAGTGCTTGTGATCATGCACGACTCCATCCTGCCCCACATGAGCCAGCCGAGCCTCATGATTGACTTCCTCACGAAGGCCTACGACATTG GTGGTGCCATAAGTCTCCTGGCCTTGAACGGACTCTTTATTCTTATTCATCAGCATAACCT TGAGTACCCTGACTTTTATCGGAAGCTCTACAGCCTGCTGGACCCTTCTGTTTTCCACGTGAAGTACCGAGCCCGCTTCTTCCACCTGGCAGACCTGTTCTTGTCTTCCTC GCACTTACCCGCTTACTTGGTGGCTGCCTTTGCCAAGCGCCTCTGCCGCCTGTCCCTGACCGCTCCTCCTGAGGCGCTGCTCATGGTCATTCCCTTCATCTGCAACTTGCTCCGAAGACATCCTGCCTGCAAGGCCCTGATCCACCGCCCCAGCGTGGAGGCCAGTG ATATGACTGCTGACCCCTATGACATGGAGGAAGAAGATCCAGCCAAAAGTCATGCCCTGGAGAGTTGTCTGTGGGAGCTCAAG GCTCTCCAGAGACATTATCACCCCGAGGTAGCCAAAGCAGCCATGGCCATCAACCAGGCCCTGTCCCCTCACGAAGTCAGCATTGCCCAGCTGCTGGAACTCTCCCCTtatgag ATCTTTGAGAAAGACTTTAAGAAGGAGGGGTCTGGCCCTGTGCCCCTGGAGTTCCTGCAGCCCCAGGGACTGCTGGGCCGGAGAGGTGACCTCGCCATGGAACACTTTGCTCTGGACTGA
- the NOC4L gene encoding nucleolar complex protein 4 homolog isoform X3, protein MEPECGAAELGRWLEAALKSRRGANVVFDILGVLQSDQEDDVLSAIHTCSRLFGALLERRELFVGHLPAEEAAMAGSGDALRKYKVWMRHRYNSCCNSLSELLGHRSFKVKELALCTLMKFVQLEGEYPLEKSKWEGNYLFPRGLLLSVVEGLIPTEGDSSLLISRFQEYLEHDDVRYHTMQAVVDLVARVTDTHQQGVPSTFWNNTFTLVSSVSLPRQQSDISNFYVKHKEMLEKWKVTQLKEHKHVFEKMWFSFLKHKLPVNLYKKVLVIMHDSILPHMSQPSLMIDFLTKAYDIGGAISLLALNGLFILIHQHNLEYPDFYRKLYSLLDPSVFHVKYRARFFHLADLFLSSSHLPAYLVAAFAKRLCRLSLTAPPEALLMVIPFICNLLRRHPACKALIHRPSVEASGEKG, encoded by the exons ATGGAGCCGGAGTGCGGGGCGGCGGAGCTGGGCCGTTGGCTGGAGGCTGCCCTGAAGAGCCGGAGAGGCGCTAACGTCGTGTTTGATATTCTGGGTGTGCTGCAG tctgatcaggaagatgatgttcTCAGCGCCATCCACACGTGCAGCCGACTCTTCGGGGCTCTGCTGGAACGGAGGGAGCTCTTCGTGGGCCACCTACCTGCCGAGGAGGCGGCCATGGCAG GGTCCGGAGATGCCCTTCGGAAGTATAAGGTGTGGATGAGACATCGGTATAACAGCTGCTGCAACAGCCTTTCAGAGCTCTTGGGCCATCGTTCTTTCAAAGTCAAG gAACTGGCTCTTTGCACGCTCATGAAGTTTGTACAGCTGGAGGGGGAGTACCCGCTGGAGAAATCCAAATGGGAAGGCAACTATTTGTTCCCTCGGGGTCTCCTCTTG TCTGTGGTGGAAGGCCTGATTCCAACAGAGGGGGATTCATCCCTGCTGATCTCCCGGTTCCAGGAGTACCTGGAACACGATGATGTTCGATACCACACAATGCAGGCCGTTGTGGATTTGGTGGCCAGAGTCACAGACACACACCAACAG GGGGTTCCCTCTACGTTCTGGAACAACACCTTCACCCTGGTCTCCTCTGTGAGCCTGCCCCGCCAGCAGAGTGACATCTCTAACTTCTATGTGAAACATAAAG AGATGCTGGAGAAGTGGAAGGTCACTCAGCTGAAG GAACACAAGCACGTGTTTGAGAAGATGTGGTTCAGTTTTCTCAAGCACAAG CTGCCCGTCAACCTCTACAAGAAAGTGCTTGTGATCATGCACGACTCCATCCTGCCCCACATGAGCCAGCCGAGCCTCATGATTGACTTCCTCACGAAGGCCTACGACATTG GTGGTGCCATAAGTCTCCTGGCCTTGAACGGACTCTTTATTCTTATTCATCAGCATAACCT TGAGTACCCTGACTTTTATCGGAAGCTCTACAGCCTGCTGGACCCTTCTGTTTTCCACGTGAAGTACCGAGCCCGCTTCTTCCACCTGGCAGACCTGTTCTTGTCTTCCTC GCACTTACCCGCTTACTTGGTGGCTGCCTTTGCCAAGCGCCTCTGCCGCCTGTCCCTGACCGCTCCTCCTGAGGCGCTGCTCATGGTCATTCCCTTCATCTGCAACTTGCTCCGAAGACATCCTGCCTGCAAGGCCCTGATCCACCGCCCCAGCGTGGAGGCCAGTGGTGAGAAGGGATGA
- the DDX51 gene encoding ATP-dependent RNA helicase DDX51, with the protein MALFRIARYEEQENVTNTEEQAQVLLQRLQVQARERQLRKQKQQEAKAKASPTGDKIPGSPKPAHPNPSSPVPPEPKRKAKKRKRGDGSPHRLEKSASETEAESSPRGTGSSRKPKGKKKKKTGKKDPEAAAGSEKQEKEKDPPEASEPSGETSESPHSALVLGVPNKKTLPKVQPFLPKWLAEPSRVQKSVKNDLVPIQDIPGIHPCLQKKLKTNGILSYFPVQAAVIPALLESASHGFLVGKGGYQPSDICVSAPTGSGKTLSFVIPVIQVLLERVVCHIRALVVLPTKELAQQVSKVFNVYADGTGLRVAQITGQKSLAKEQEILVQKTDSGYHSLADIVVATPGRLVDHIDQTPGFSLRQLRFLIIDEADRMIDSMHQSWLPRVVKAVFHGDDAPGSSPLFRRVEPRAITAASTSQPQMPLQKLLFSATLTRNPEKLQELGLYQPRLFSTGLESQESTVQPGIEQDVEGKYAFPAGLSHFYVPCSLNSKPLVILHLMRNLKFSRVLCFTNSREHSHRLFLLVKAFGGIPVAEFSSRFGPGQRKMILKQFEQGKIQLLISTDATARGIDVKGVKLVINYDAPQYIRTYVHRVGRTARAGHTGLAFTLLLKVQEQKFLQMLREARAPELGKHLVRNEHLKSLVPQYEEALAELQKTIRNEWKQKNA; encoded by the exons ATGGCGCTTTTTCGGATTGCCAG ATATGAGGAACAAGAAAATGTGACTAACACCGAGGAGCAAGCCCAGGTGCTCCTGCAGAGGCTTCAAGTTCAGGCCCGGGAACGGCAACTGAGGAAGCAAAAGCAGCAGGAGGCCAAGGCGAAGGCCAGTCCCACTGGGGACAAGATCCCAGGATCCCCCAAGCCTGCACACCCCAACCCAAGTTCTCCAGTCCCTCCGGAACctaaaagaaaagccaaaaagagGAAGCGGGGGGATGGGAGCCCCCACAGGTTAGAAAAGTCAGCATCAGAGACAGAGGCCGAGTCCAGTCCGAGAGGGACTGGCAGCTCCAGAAAAcccaagggaaagaagaaaaagaaaactgggaagaagGACCCAGAGGCTGCTGCAG GCAGTgaaaagcaggaaaaggaaaaggatccaccaGAAGCTTCAGAGCCTTCGGGAGAGACCAGTGAATCCCCACATAGTGCCCTCGTTCTGGGAGTGCCCAATAAAAAGACCCTTCCAAAG GTCCAGCCTTTCTTACCCAAATGGCTCGCTGAGCCCAGCCGGGTCCAAAAAAGTGTCAAAAACGACCTCGTCCCAATCCAGGATATCCCAGGAATCCATCCTTGCctacaaaagaaactaaagacCAACGGCATCTTATCCTATTTTCCAG TGCAGGCCGCGGTGATTCCCGCCCTCCTGGAGAGTGCGTCCCATGGATTCCTGGTGGGGAAGGGTGGCTACCAGCCCAGTGACATCTGTGTATCTGCCCCAACAGGCAGTGGGAAAACACTGTCCTTTGTCATCCCTGTGATCCAG GTCCTGTTGGAGCGTGTAGTGTGTCACATACGGGCCCTGGTGGTGCTGCCGACAAAGGAGCTGGCCCAGCAG GTGAGCAAAGTATTCAATGTTTATGCCGATGGCACGGGTCTGCGCGTTGCCCAGATCACGGGGCAGAAATCTCTGGCAAAGGAGCAGGAGATCCTCGTCCAGAAGAC GGACTCTGGGTACCACAGCCTGGCAGACATCGTCGTGGCCACCCCCGGCCGGCTGGTGGATCACATCGATCAGACGCCAGGATTCAGCCTCAGGCAGTTGCGCTTTCTG ATCATCGATGAAGCCGACCGAATGATTGACAGCATGCACCAGTCCTGGCTGCCACGGGTGGTGAAAGCAGTTTTCCATGGTGACGATGCCCCTGGCTCCAGCCCACTCTTCCGGAGGGTGGAACCCCGAGCTATAACTGCTGCCAG CACGAGCCAGCCTCAGATGCCGCTCCAGAAGCTGCTGTTCTCAGCTACGCTGACGCGGAACCCTGAAAAGCTGCAGGAGTTGGGCCTCTACCAGCCCCGGCTCTTCTCCACTGGCCTGGAGAGCCAAGAATCCACGGTTCAACCAGGGATAGAGCAGGATGTGGAGGGGAAGTACGCCTTCCCTGCAGGGCTCTCG CATTTCTATGTGCCCTGCAGCCTCAACTCCAAGCCACTGGTCATCCTGCACTTGATGCGGAATTTGAAGTTCTCCCGGGTTCTGTGCTTCACCAACTCCCGGGAGCACTCACACAG GCTGTTCCTGCTGGTCAAGGCCTTTGGAGGGATCCCTGTGGCCGAGTTCTCCTCCAGGTTTGGGCCTGGCCAGAGGAAGATGATCCTGAAGCAGTTTGAGCAGGGCAAGATTCAGCT CCTGATCAGCACAGACGCCACTGCTCGAGGCATTGACGTGAAAGGAGTGAAACTGGTCATCAACTACGATGCCCCGCAGTACATCAGGACCTACGTGCACCG GGTGGGCCGAACAGCCAGAGCTGGGCATACGGGGCTGGCATTCACTCTGCTCCTGAAAGTACAG GAGCAGAAATTCCTTCAGATGTTGAGAGAAGCGAGAGCCCCAGAGCTGGGGAAGCATCTAGTTCGGAATGAGCACCTGAAGTCCCTTGTGCCTCAGTATGAGGAAGCGCTGGCTGAGCTCCAGAAAACCATCCGG AATGAATGGAAGCAGAAGAATGCCTGA